Proteins found in one Magnolia sinica isolate HGM2019 chromosome 5, MsV1, whole genome shotgun sequence genomic segment:
- the LOC131246978 gene encoding uncharacterized protein LOC131246978: MRADLDHRDKCKYCWFHRDHDHNTTNCVDLKDEIETLIRKGHLRRYTKEGKASRKEGREREQPNNITEEPAEIRTIFGGSSGGGDSNRARKAHSRKPNLERYVHLTEPPSKELCVSPCTLTFTEEDTHGIQHPHDDALMVTMTIANRKVYCILVDTGSSADVIYFEAFKRIGISRSHLRPVKTPLHGFTGERVISEGAISLLVTAGERQHQVTLMVDFLVVNVPSVHNVILGRPSLNAMRAVVSTYHLMMKFPTKGGIGYLRGDQQEARRCYAMAVKKCSIKQALTINILDPRGPAEGSSMEDIEKVSLDEANPSRTV; encoded by the coding sequence ATGAGGGCCGACCTGGATCACCGAGACAAGTGTAAGTACTGCTGGTTCCACCGAGATCATGACCACAATACGACCAATTGTGTGGATCTCAAGGATGAGATCGAAACCCTTATTCGGAAGGGACACCTGCGTCGATACACCAAAGAGGGAAAAGCCTCTCGGAAAGAAGGAAGAGAGCGAGAGCAGCCAAATAATATCACGGAAGAGCCCGCTGAAATCCGTACCATCTTCGGAGGTTCGTCTGGTGGAGGAGACTCGAATAGGGCGCGGAAAGCTCATTCCCGGAAGCCTAACCTGGAACGTTACGTTCATTTAACCGAGCCACCCAGTAAGGAACTCTGCGTCAGCCCATGCACTCTAACCTTCACGGAAGAAGACACACACGGAATCCAGCACCCACACGACGATGCCCTGATGGTTACTATGACCATAGCGAACCGTAAGGTATACTGCATCTTGGTTGACACCGGGAGCTCAGCCGACGTGATTTATTTCGAAGCCTTTAAAAGAATAGGGATTTCGAGGTCTCATCTTAGGCCTGTAAAGACCCCACTGCACGGCTTTACCGGGGAAAGAGTGATCTCcgaaggagccatctccctcctaGTGACTgcgggagaaagacaacatcaaGTCACACTCATGGTAGACTTCCTAGTTGTCAATGTACCATCAGTACACAACGTCATTCTAGGCAGACCTTCTCTCAACGCAATGAGAGCAGTCGTCTCCACGtatcatctgatgatgaaatTCCCAACCAAGGGCGGAATAGGCTACCTCCGAGGCGATCAGCAAGAAGCTCGGAGATGTTATGCAATGGCAGTAAAGAAATGTTCAATTAAACAAGCACTCACCATCAATATACTGGACCCCAGAGGGCCTGCGGAAGGCTCGTCCATGGAAGACATAGAGAAGGTATCGCTTGACGAAGCCAATCCGAGCAGAACCGTTTAA
- the LOC131246980 gene encoding putative pectate lyase 2 translates to MATLTFHLILSCVLVWWAFQAYSLDLPKTSTYYGSNLWPTYGTKVMNKIDGCWRSDPNWASNRRALADCAVGFGKDVLGGKYGAIYVVTDPSDDPINPKPGTLRYGAIQTQPLWIIFKKNMLITLENELMVNSFKTIDGRGANVEIAYGPCITVAGVSHVIIHGLNIHDCKPGKPGLVRSTPTHLGRRQGSDGDAISIFASSHIWVDHCSLSHSTDGLIDVIHASTALTISNNYFSNHDKVMLLGHNDNYAADKVMKITVVFNHFGPGCIERMPRVRFGYAHVANNRYDEWEMYAIGGSANPTILSEGNYFDASNNRSSKEVTKRESSGWKNWKWRSSMDMFLNGAYFIQSGWGSAAPGYSSSQSFTAAQGSMAPTLTADAGTLQCWATRPCIS, encoded by the exons ATGGCTACACTCACCTTTCATTTGATCCTCTCTTGTGTGCTCGTATGGTGGGCCTTTCAGGCCTACTCACTGGACTTACCCAAGACTTCAACCTACTATGGAAGCAacctgtggcccacctatgggacGAAAGTCATGAACAAGATCGATGGTTGTTGGCGGTCGGACCCCAACTGGGCATCGAACCGTCGTGCCTTGGCTGACTGTGCTGTGGGCTTCGGCAAGGATGTGCTGGGTGGGAAATACGGAGCGATCTACGTCGTGACCGACCCATCTGATGATCCCATTAATCCCAAGCCTGGGACGCTTCGCTATGGCGCCATCCAAACACAGCCATTGTGGATAATATTCAAGAAGAACATGCTCATTACACTTGAGAACGAGCTCATGGTGAACAGTTTCAAGACAATAGATGGACGTGGGGCCAACGTGGAGATTGCTTATGGACCGTGCATTACAGTGGCAGGTGTGAGCCATGTCATCATCCATGGGCTGAATATTCATGATTGCAAGCCTGGAAAACCTGGCCTTGTTCGTAGCACCCCGACGCACTTGGGCCGTCGGCAAGGGTCTGATGGGGATGCAATCAGCATCTTCGCATCATCACATATTTGGGTGGACCATTGTTCTCTGTCCCACTCAACCGATGGCCTGATCGACGTCATCCACGCTTCCACTGCCCTGACCATCTCTAACAACTACTTCTCCAACCATGACAAG gtgatgttgctagggcataacGACAATTACGCGGCCGACAAAGTTATGAAAATTACAGTCGTCTTCAATCATTTTGGTCCAGGTTGCATAGAGAGAATGCCAAG AGTTCGGTTCGGGTATGCGCATGTCGCAAACAATCGCTACGACGAGTGGGAGATGTATGCCATAGGTGGGAGCGCTAATCCGACCATCTTAAGCGAAGGCAATTACTTTGATGCTTCTAACAATCGTTCCTCGAAGGAG GTAACTAAGCGGGAGAGCAGCGGGTGGAAGAACTGGAAATGGAGATCTTCGATGGACATGTTCTTAAACGGCGCCTACTTCATTCAATCTGGTTGGGGGAGCGCAGCCCCGGGCTACTCCTCGTCTCAATCATTCACTGCTGCACAAGGGTCGATGGCGCCTACTCTCACAGCCGATGCCGGCACACTCCAATGTTGGGCTACAAGACCTTGTATAAGTTAG
- the LOC131246979 gene encoding uncharacterized protein LOC131246979 → MQIQTATDAMMCQGFLITLTGSARSWYRQLKPNSISSFAELSRLFLTQFISGKRSQKPNTHLFTIKQDPKESLKDSNARFNEEALLIEDYDDKMALTAVFSGLREGKFTFSIGKNPPKTLVELVARAQKYTNAEEFSNARKNVLVPEINDKGKRPKNGEAQPSNKGTDDRAPRDRRPNRRPEENFRSYTPLNTSAK, encoded by the coding sequence ATGCAGATCCAGACAGCAACGGACGCCATGATGTGCCAGGGGTTCTTGATCACGCTTACAGGTtccgctcggagttggtaccGGCAACTCAAACCAAATTCCATCAGTTCTTTCGCGGAGTTGAGTCgactattccttacccaattcataagtggtaagagaaGTCAGAAGCCCAACACCCATCTGTTCACTATCAAACAAGATCCGAAGGAGTCATTGAAAGACTCCAACGCCCGTTTTAATGAGGAAGCACTGTTGATAGAAGATTACGATGACAAAATGGCGCTCACTGCTGTGTTCAGCGGGTTAAGAGAAGGAAAATTCACTTTCTCCATTGGGAAGAACCCGCCGAAGACGCTGGTTGAACTAGTCGCCCGAGCTCAAAAATACACCAACGCGGAAGAATTCTCCAATGCCCGTAAAAATGTCTTAGTGCCAGAGATAAATGATAAAGGGAAGAGGCCTAAGAATGGGGAAGCCCAGCCGTCTAATAAGGGGACCGACGACCGCGCCCCTCGCGATCGTCGTCCGAATAGAAGGCCGGAAGAAAATTTTCGTTCCTATACCCCCCTTAACACGTCTGCCAAGTAG